The Rhabdothermincola salaria genome segment GTCGTGACCGCATGACCACGGTGCGAGCGACGATGGAAGCCGCCGCCGGGCGCGGCTGACCAGCCGTGGCCGACGGGAACCTGCGCTCTCTGGGCCGCGACGCCCGCCACGTCGAGGTGGGACGCGTGGCCCTCACCGCCCCCCTTCGCTGCACGGTCGTGGTCGCCGTGCTCACGGCGACGGCGCTGGGGGCGGGCGAACCCCGGGCCGGGGCCGCACTGTGCCTGGGTGCCCTGTTCGCCGGCCTGGCCGACATGGGAGAGAGCTACCCCCAACGGGCCCGCACCATGGTGTGGACGACCTTCTGGTGCGCGGCCCTCACCACGCTCGGCGCCTCCGTGTCGGGCGTGCCGTGGCTCCACGTCGTCACCGCGATCGCGGTCGCCGCCATCTGCGGCTACATGGGCGTGCTCGGACCGCGAGCCGCGTTCATCGCCCTGCTGGCCCTCGTGCTCTTCATCGTCTACGCCGGCGAGGCCACCGATGAGGTCCACGCCCTCCTCGCCGGCGCCCTCGTGGCTGCCGGCGGTCTCGTGCAGACCGCCGTGGCCATCGTCGCCTGGCCCACCCGGCGAGCCGGAGGGTCGCGCGCCGCGGTCGCCACCGGGTTCCGGATGCTGGCCGGTTCCACCACCGACGACCGGGGCGCCGGTGTCTCGCCCCTCGTCGCGGCCGCCTTCGTGTCGGCCGACGAGACGGTGCGCGCCGATGCGATCACCGAGTCGACTCGGGCCCGCCTCCTCGATCTCGTGGAGCACGGCGAGCGAGCGCGCCTGGCCATGCTCGGCCTCGGCTTCGTCGCCGCCGAAGACCGCGACCCCGGTGACCAGGCGCTGCTCCAGGCGGCCGCCCGGGTCTCTCGCCAGGTGGCCCGCACGTTGGTCTGGCCGGCGCGGCGGCGCGGCCTGCCCGACCGAGTGGGCGAACTGCTCCGGGCGGCGGACGCGGTCGGGCACGACCCTTCGCGACGGCAGGCCGCGCACGCTCTCGCGACGGCGCTCACCGAATCGGCGACCGCTGCGGGGGCACCCTGGCCGCTCGCGACCCGGGCCCCTGTCGACACGACCGTCACCGATCCACCTGCCGGGGGGACCGTGACCACCGCCGGGGCATCGGTGGGGGCCACGCTGCGCCACGAGCTGCGGACGGGGCAGCTCTTCGTGGGCCACGCGGTGCGCCTGGCCGTTGCGGTCGGGCTGGCCACCCTCATCACCGTCTCGCTCGACGTCGCCCATGCCTACTGGCTGCCGATGACCGTGGCCTGGATGGCCAAACCCGATCTCGCCGGCACGGTGAGCCGGGTGTCGCTACGCGTCGTGGGGACCCTGGTGGGGGTGGCGATCGCGGCGGGGGTCTTCGCCCTGACGGACCCCGGGACCCTCGGCATCACCGTTCTGGTGTCGGTCGGGTCGCTGGTGGCCTTCAGCTTCATCTGGGCCAACTACGCCATCGCGGTGAGCGGCATCACCGTCATCGTGCTCTCCCTCTTCGCCAGCGCGGGTGAGGCGGTCGAACGAGACGTGGTCCTCCGTCTCGGGCTCACGGTCGGCGCCGGCGCACTGACCCTCGCAGTGGCGTTCGTCCGCCCCCGACGGGCTGGTCGCCCGCTCGTCGAGGCGCTCGCCACCACCGCGGCCACACTCGGCCACTACGCGGCTGCCGTCCTGGGCCGGCGCTCGGACCAGGTCACGGGTCCCGAGAGCGACGTCGAGCCCGAGGTCCTCCGGGCCCGAACGGAGGTGTTGCAGGCTCGCACCGCCGCCGATGCCGCCATCGTCGCCGCCGAGCACGAGCCCGGCCGACGCTCGCTGAGCCCCGGTCAGGCTCGCCGCCTGCTCGACGCGCTGGTCGACGCGACGGCGGCGGTCGTGGCCGCCGACCTGGCCTCGTCCGACCCGGTCGATGCAACCGACGGCCGTGCTGGTGGCGGCATCGGGCCCCAGGCCGTGACGTCGTGCACCGACCTCTGCGAGCGTCTCCGTCGCCTCGATGCCGGTGAGGACTTCCGACCGCGGATCACCACGAGCGGTGCCACCGCGGTCGAGGCCCACCTCCTGAGCGCCCACCTGGTCCTCGACGAGCTCGGCGGGGTCGACCCTGTCGTCGGCCGGCCCCCGAGCGCTGTCCGACCCCCGTCGTAGGCTCGCACCCATGGACCACCGCGACCCGCTCGATCGCCTCGTCGTCGACCGCCCGGCCTGATCCGGTCCTGGCTGCGCCCGTGACCCCTCGAGCCCCCCGACGCCGCTGCTCCGACCCGGGAGAGCCTCTCGCCGAGGCGCTCGGCCGTGACCCCCATCTGGCCATGATCGGGGTGGCCCGTGGCGACCGGGTTCGCTTCCGTCGCCGCGACAGCGAACGCTGGAAGGACGGCGTCGTCGTGCGACGGGAGACCGACGGCAGCCTCGGCGTGCGCGACCAGAAGGGAGCGCTGCGGGCCCTCCCCCTCCACCTCGTCGAGGTGCGCGACAGGGGACCCCGCGGCGGTGTCGTCTGGGAGCCCCTGCCCGAGCGCGCCGCCCGCACCGAGCAACTCGACCTCTTCGAGCCATGACGGACCGTCGACCAGAGTTCACGTGCTCGTCGCGTAGCCGCCATCATTCGGCGATCCCTGGGTAGTACTTGTCGAACATGGACGATGCATGGACGAAGCTGGGTCTCCCTCCAGAGGCCGTCGAGGTGCTCGAGGCCGCCCCCCGGGTGACGGTGGCCCGCACCGCCGACGAGCTCCGGGCCGCCGCCGTGGGCGACGGCACCCTCGAGGTGGCCTACGAGGTGCCGGGACACGGACGGGTGGTGGAGGCCGTGGCCGTCGGCGTCCGCAACGGCGTGAGCGCCAACTACACCGAGCCCTACATGCGCCGCCGTGACCCGGATGCCCTGGTGGTCGCCGACGAGCTCCCCACCGACAAGACCCGCTACCGCGACCGGTTCGACCACGAGTTCGAACCGGTCCGCCAGGAGAGCTTCGCCTGGCTGGCCTCCCAGGAGCTGGTGGTCTTCCCGTTCGTGGCGGGCGACCGCGAGACGGGCGTGGGCGCAGCGGTCGTCGCCCCGGCCAACGCCGGCTTCTTCGCACTCGGCTTGGCACTGCTGCAGGGGATCATCGACGTCGACGCCCTTCCCGAGGGCTTCGAGACCCGGGCCGTGATCTACGTCGTCCCGCCGTTTCGCCACACCCACTTCGACGGCCGCCAGGTCGTCGTCCACAACCGCCGGACCGAGGCCCGGTTGCACGAGCTGTTCGCCTACAACCTCTACCCCGGGCCCTCGGCCAAGAAGGGCGTGTACGGCGTGCTCATCAACGTGGGCGAGCAGGAGGGGTGGGTGGTGGCGCACTGCTCGACGGTGCAGGTCGTCACGCCGTACGACAACACCGTCACCTTCATGCACGAAGGCGCCAGCGGATCGGGCAAGAGCGAGATGCTCGAGTACCCCCACCGCCGCACCGACGGCACCCTCGTGCTGGGCGCCAACGTGCTGCGCGACGACGTCCGCACGATCGTGCTGCCCACCCAGACCTGCGAGCTGCGCCCCGTCACCGACGACATGGCCATGTGCCATCCCTCGCTGCAGACCGACGACGCCAAGTTGCACCTGCGTGACGCCGAGGACGCCTGGTTCGTGCGGGTCAACCACATCACCCACTACGGCACCGATCCCAGCCTCGAGCGCCTCACCGCCGATCCGCCCGAGCCCCTGTTGTTCCTCAACATCGATGCCGTCGTCGGCAGCCGGGCTCTCATCTGGGACCACACCGAGGACGCGCCGGGGGTCCCCACGCCGAACCCGCGAGTCGTGCTGCCCCGCCACATCGTGCCGGGGGTGGTGGACGGCACGGTGAAGGTCGACATCCGCAGCTTCGGGATCCGCACCCCTCCCTGCACCCCCGAGAAGCCCACCTACGGCATCATCGGGCTGTTCCACTCCCTGCCGCCGGCGCTGGCGTGGGTGTGGCGGCTCATCGCTCCTCGCGGCCACGACAACCCGAGCATCATCGGCGGCGAGGGCATGTCGAGCGAGGGGGTCGGCTCGTACTGGCCCTTCGCCACCGGACGGCGCGTCGACCAGGCCAACCTCCTCCTGCGCCAGATCCAGGCGACCACCGCCGTCGACTACGTGCTGTTCCCGAACCAGCACATCGGGTGCTGGCGGGTCGGCTTCATGCCCCAGTGGCTGGGACGCGAGTACTTCGCCCGCCGGGGGTCGGCCCGCTTCGAGCCGGGCAAGTTGGTGCCCGCCCGGCTGCCGCTGCTCGGACGCGCCCCGATGGGCATCACCGTGGAGGGCCAGCAGATCCCGCGGTGGATGTTCCACGTCGAGCTGCAGCGGGAGCTGCACGCCGAGCTCTACGACGTCGGTGCCGCCCAGCTCGAGGACTTCGCGAAGCGCGAGCTGGCGAAGTTCCGGGTCGACGAGCTGGATCCGCTCGGCCGCCAGATCATCGAGGGCGTGCTCGATGGCGGCTCGGTGGAGGACTTCGACGCCCTGATCCCCACCATCTGACGCGACCCCTCACCGTCCGCCACTCGGCGGACCGCCCCTGGCGCCCCTACCGGGGCGCCAGATCGGCGACGGCCCGACCCAGGTCGATGTCCGCGGCGAGGGGCAGCACGGCCAGTGCCGGGGTGGTGACGCCGTTGTCGACGTAGCGCTGGATGTGGGCCCGACAGGCCTCGGGCGAGCCGTGCACCACGAGCTCGTCGACGACCGAGTCCGGGATGGCGGCCAACGCCGCCTCCCGATCGCCGGCCTCCCACGCCGCCCAGCACGCTCCGAGGCGGTCGCCCCGACCCAGCCACTGGTGGAAGGCCTTGTAGACGGGCACGTTGACGTAGGCGGCGATGGCGAAGCGGGCCGCGCCACGCACCGCATCGGTGTCCTCGGAGGGGGCCACGAAGATGCGGGCGACGATCTCCTTGTCGGCCCCGTGGGCCCGCACGATGGGCGCCACCCGGGCGACGTCGTCGGCCGAGAGCCAGTTGACGATGGCCCCGTCGGCCTCGCGGCCGGCGAGGTTCAACATGCCCTCGCGGAGCGCGGCCACCAGGATCGGCACCTCGCCCTCGGGCAGGCTGCGCAACCGGAAGCCCCGCACCGAGAAGGTGTCGTAGACCTCGGTGACCTTCTCGCCGGCCAGCGCGGCCCGCAGGAAGCGCAGCGTGTCGCGCATCCGCTTGTACGGCTCCTCGAAAGCGATGCCGTTCCACCCCTCGACGATGACGTTGGACGACGTGCCGAGGCCGAGCACGAACCGTCCCGGTGCCGCCTGCGAGAGCCCGGCCACGCTCTGGGCGAGGGTGGCCGGGCCTCGGGTGAAGGCGGGGATGATGGCGGTGCCGAGGCGCAGGCTGGGGGCCCAGACCGAGGCCAGGGCCAGAGGGGTGAAGCCGTCGACGCCGTCGGCCTCGGCCGACCACACGTCGGTGTAGCCGAGGTCGACGAGCTCCTCGATCTGACGGCGCTGGGCGTGCAACGGCGCCGACCCGAGGGGGACGGTCATGCCGTAGCGGGTGGTCACCGCCGGCGCTCCTGCCAGATGCGGATCATGGCCGACTGGCTGGCGGTGCCCATGAGGGTGCCGTCCTCGGCCCACAGGTAGATGTGGCCGTGGCCGAACCCACGGGCGACGGCCTCGATGCGCACGTCGACGAGCACCCAGTCGGTGACGGCGCTGTGCAGCACGCGCAGCGTGTTGTCGAGGCTGTTGGAACCGATCTCGCTGGTGAGGGTCTGCCCGAGGCCCATGGGCACGAAGTCGCCGAGCACGGCGAGCGCGGCCGCCGAATTCATCGACATGCCGGTGATGCGGCTCCAGAAGGCGGTGCGACCGGTGCCCGGGGTGTCGACGGCCATCCGCGACTCGAGGCGGCTGGCGATGGTGTTGCCGGGATCGAAGCGGTACTCGCGGGGCGGGCAGTCGTCGGGGGCCGGGGCGTCCGGCATGGTGACCCACTGGCCCTCCTCGGCGAACTCGCGGGCACCGAGGGAGGCGTTGACGGTGAAGATCTCCGTGTCGCCCACCTGGCCCAGCACCCGGGCCTGGGTGGTGGAGCGGCCGTGGGCGCCGATGTGCACGTCGAGGTCGACGACCGAGGGAGGACGGGTGTAGTTGAGGTACTGCGCCGAGGCCCACACGACCGGACGTCCGGTGGTGCGCTCGAGGGCCTCGATGGCCGCGCCGAGACCGCAGCCGCCGAACAGCGTGCCGAGGCCGCTGCAGATGCCCGGGGTGACGGGCAGGTACCAGCGCATGGGGTTGTGCGTGGGCTCGAGCCCCAGCCATTCGCGTGCGTTCACGTCGATGGACTCTACGTGGCCGGGCCCGTCGTCGGAGCGCCCCTGCGACGACCGGCGAGCTGGTGTGACCGTGCCGCGCCGGCCCCCGGTGCACCCGGTGGCGTTCCCGACGCCGGGACGTCGGCACTGTCCCACCCCCTGGGGAGACTGTGTTGCATGGATGCACAGCTGCGACTGCTGGCCGAGGCCCGCTCGGCCGACTCCCCCGAGGCACCCGCCGCGTGGCGCATCGACGCCACCACCAAGGCCGTGGGCCGTTCGGGCATCGCCCGGGCCCGAGAGGCGCTCCGCCAGGCCCGTCACCGCCCGCTGGGCGACCCGGCCCCGGCCGGTCCCTCCGTGGCCGACCAGGCCGACGCCGACCACACCCACACCGTGGCGGCCTGAGGTGGCCTGCCGGGCCCATCCGAGCGGCCCCCGCCCCCGCCACCGGTAGGCTCGCCCCATGCGCGAGGTCGTCATCGTCGATGCCGTGCGGACGCCGGTCGGGCGTCGCAACGGCGGTCTGTCCACCATGCACTCGGCGGAGCTGCTCGGCGTGCCGCTCACCGCGCTCTTCGAGCGCACCGGGGTCGATCCGGCCGAGGTCGGCCAGGTCGTCGGCGGCTGCGTCAGCCAGGTAGGCATGCAGTCGTTCAACGTCACCCGCACGGCCTGGCTGGCCGCCGGTCTGCCGCTGGAGACGGCCGCCACCACCGTCGACACCCAGTGCGGTTCCAGCCAGCAGGCCACCGACATGGCGGCCGCCCTCATCGGGGCCGGCGTGGTCGACGTGGCCGTGGCCTGCGGTGTCGAGTCCATGAGCCAGGTGCCCATCGGGTCCAACTCGTCGAAGAAGCTCGGGTTCGGCGTCCCGGTGCCCAAGAGCTACTTCGAGCACTACGAGTACACCTCGCAGTTCGAGGGAGCCGAGCGCATCGCCGAGAAGTGGGGCATCACCCGCGACGACACCGACGCCTTCGCCCTGCGCTCGCAGGAGCTCGGCGCCCAGGCCTGGGCCGAGGACCGCTTCGCCACCCAGATCGTGCCCGTCCACGCCCCGGACCTCGACGACGAGGGCAAGCCCACCGGCACGACCCACCTCGTGGCGCGCGACGAGGGCCTGCGCGACACCACCCTCGAGGGCCTGGGCAACCTCAAGCCCGTCGCCCGCGAAGACGGCGTGCACACCGCCGGCTCGTCCTCGCAGATCTCCGACGGCGCCGCCGCGCTGTTGATGATGACCGCCGAGAAGGCCCAGGCCCTCGGGCTCACGCCCCTGGCCCGGATCGTCGACACCTGCCTCGTCGGGGTCGACCCCGTCCTCATGCTCACCGGGCCCATCGACGCCACCCGCCACCTGCTCGAGCGCACGGGGCTCTCCATCGGCGACATCGACGTCGTCGAGGTCAACGAGGCGTTCGCCTCGGTCGTGCTGGCCTGGGCCAAGGAGATCGGCGCCGACCTCGAGGGCGTGAACCCCAACGGCGGCGCCATCGCGCTGGGCCATCCGCTCGGCGGCACCGGAGCCGTCCTCACCACCAAGGCGGTCCACGAGCTGGCCCGCACCGGTGGTCGCTATGGGCTCGTCACCATGTGCTGCGGCGGCGGGTTGGGCACCGGCACCCTGCTCGAACGCGTCCAGTAGCGCCCTCGTCGAACGGGCCCCACCGGGCCCGTCGGACCCCATCGCCGCTGCAGGCGGCCACCGCCGTGCTCCCACCGAGGACCCGCCCGTGGCCCCCTCTCGTCGAACCCGCCGCCGGACCTCCGGTCCGCGTGAGCCCGTCCGCATGGTCAGAGGTCGCGCCTGGGGACTCCTGCTCGCGGCCGGGGTGGTGCTCGGGGGCGGTCTCGTCTTCGTCGCCATCACCGGTCTCGGGTCGTGGCGCCAGGTCGACCCGGCTCGAGGCACGTTCGTGGTCGGGGTCGTCGACGGCGACACCATCCGAGTGAGCATCGACGGGCGCACCGACGACGTGCGCCTCCTCGGCATCGACACTCCCGAGACCGTGCACCCCACCAGGCCCGTCGAGTGCTTCGGCCCCGAGGCGTCGGCGCGCACCCACGACCTGCTGGCCCCGGGCACGGCGGTGGTGCTCGAGCGCGACACCGAGGAGCGCGACCACTACGGACGGCTGCTGGCCTACGTGGTGCGCGCCGACGACGGACTGTTCGTCAACCTCGCCCTCGTGCGCGAAGGCCTGGCCGAGGTGCTCACCATCGCGCCCAACGTCGCCCACACCGACGCCTTCTTGTCCGCCGCGGCCGAAGCCCGGCGGGAGGGACGAGGCCTGTGGTCGGCGTGCCCCGGGGCGGTACCGTCAGGGCCGTGACGACCCTCGCCGAGCGCCTCGGGCACCCCGCCGACGCCAAGTTGCTCATCCTCAACTGCGACGACCTCGGTCTGGCCCAGGCCGCCAACGCCGGCGTCTACGAGTCCCTGCGGGCCGGACTGGCCACCAGCGCCTCGTTGATGGTGCCGTGCCCGTGGGCCCGCCACGCCGCCGAGCAGTACATGGGCGAAGACGTCGGGGTGCACCTCACCCTCAACGCCGAGTGGGACGTGTACCGCTGGGGCCCGGCCACCCGGGCTCCGTCGCTGCTCGACGGCGACGGCGGGTTCCCCCGCACCCTCGTCGACCTCTGGGACCACGCCGACCTCCAAGAGGTGCGTCGGGAGTGCCGGGCCCAGATCGAGCGGGCCATCCTGTGGGGGTTCGACGTGAGCCACCTCGACTCCCATCTGGGCGCCTTGCAGCTGCGCCCCGAGTTCTTCGACGTGTACCTCGAGATGGCGGTCGACTTCGGCCTGCCGCTCCGGCTCTCGGGGGCCACCACCGAACGGGCCATCGGGTTCCCCTTCCGCCGCCTCGCCGCCGAGGAGGGGGTCGTGTTCCCCGACCACTTCGTGTACGTCAACGGCGTCGGGAGCCGCCGATCCATCGAGAAGGCGCTGTTCGACCTGCCGAACGGCGTCACCGAGATGTACGTGCACCCGGCGGCCGACACGCCCGAGCTGCGGGCCATGTCGTCGGATTGGGCCGCCCGGGTCGACGATCACCACCTCATGTGCCACGACTCGGGGCTGCGGGCCATGATCGCCCGCTCCGGGGCCGTCCTCATCGGCTACCGCGAGCTGCGCGAGCTCCAACGCACCGCCGTCTGACGGCGAGGCGGGTCGGCCCGTCAGATCTCGGCCTTCGTCCCTGGCGCCGACGCGGTCGCCGTCGCCGCCGGCGCTGGCGTCACCGAGACGGGCACGCCGTTCACCGCGGCGTTGCCCGACGGCTCGTCGAGCGCGGTCGGGGGGATCAGCACGTTGGTGTTCGGCCCCGGTCGTTCGGCGGCCACCCCGAGTCGGGCTCCGGGGCTGTGGTGGCCGAAGCCGTGGGGCAGGCTCACCACCCCTCGGACCAGCTCGTCGGAGATCTCGGCCACCGCGATCACCGCCGCTCGGGCGGTGCGCACCTCCACCAGGGCGCCGTCGTCCACGCCGTGCTCGGCGGCGTCGTCGGGGTGGATCACCAGGGTGGAGCGATCGCGACCGCGCATGAGGGCGGGCAGGTTGTGCATCCAGGAGTTGTTGGAGCGCACGTGGCGCCGGCCGATGAGCACCAGCGGGGGACGGGGCTCGGCCATCCGGGCCCGCAGGCGGTCGAGGTCGCCGAGGATGTCGGCGTGGGCCAGCTCGACGTCGCCCGACGTGGTGCGCAAGACGTCGCCGACGGGGGCGTTCGACGGTCCCAGGTCGATCCCGTGGGGGTGCGCGGCCACCCGGTCGAGGGTGAGCCCGTCCGGGTTGGCGCCGTACTGATCGCCGAACGGGCTCGAGCGCAGGGTCAGGTCGACGATGCGGTCGGGCCCCCGGCGCTCGACGCTCTCGACCTCGGCGCCGTCGACGCCGTGGCGGGCGGCGCGGGCCAGGTACCACTCGCGATCGAACGCCTCGACGTCGACGTCGGCCGCCGGCACGCCGGCCAGGATGGCTCCGAGACGCAACATGATCTCCCACTCGTGGGGCCGGTCGCCGGGGTCGAACACCGGCGGCGACCAGCGGGCCACGGCTCGCAACGCGAACCCCCAGATGGCCTCGTCGCAGTGGGGCTGCTCGAGGAACGAGAGACCGGGGAGGATCACGTGGGCGTGGCGGGTGGTCTCGTTGAGGTAGGTGTCGACGCTGATCATGGCGTCGAGGAGGGGCAAGGCGGCATCCAGACGTCCGGCGTCGGGAGCCGAGAGCACCGGGTTGCCGGCGATGGTGATCAGGGCCTTGACCTGGCCCTCGCCCGGCGTGTCGATCTCCTCGGCCAGGCACGACAGCGGGGCCTGACCGAGCACCTCCGGGGCGCCCCGCACCCGCGTGCGCCAGCGTCCGGTGCGCACCGGCCCTCGCCGGCGGGCGGTGGACGACATCGTGGCGATGGCGGGCCGGGAGAAGCGCGACCCGCCCTCCTGGTCGAGGTGGCCGGTGAGGATGTTCACCACCTCGACCAGCCACGACGCCAGCGTGCCGAACTCCTGGTTGCACAACCCGATGCGGCCGTACACGACTGCGCGCGGCGTGGTCGCCAGCTCGCGGGCGAGCCCCCGGATGCGGTCGGCGTCGATGCCGCACCAGTCCGCCACCGCCTCGGGGGTGAACCCACGGGCCGCATCGAGGACCTCGTCGATCCCCTGCACCCGACCCTCGACCGCACCCAGCCGGATGAGGTCCTCGGCGTCGAGCACCTGCACGACGGCGAGCAGCAGCGCGGCGTCGGTGCCGGGCCGGATGGGCAGCCACTCGTCGGCCCGCTCGGCCGTGCCGGTGCGCCGCGGATCGACGACGATCGTGCGCCCACCCCGGTCGCGGATGCGGTCGAGCTCACCGACGAGGTCGGGGTAGGCCAGGATCGAGCCGTTCGACGCCTGGGGGTTGGCGCCCATCACCACGAACAGGTCGGTGTTGGCCACGTCGGGGATGGGGATGCTCCACGCCCCGCCGTAGAGCTGGGCGCACGCCAGGTTCTTGGGCCACTGGTCGACCGTTCCCGCCGACCAGATGACCTTCAGGCCGCCGATACCGGGCACCGCACCCGAGTAGCGGCTGAGCGAGTAGCTGTGCACGTTGGGGTTGCCCAGGTAGGCGGTGACGGCATCGCGTCCGTGCTCGGCCACCACCGGCTGCAACAGCTCCTCGCAGCGGGCGAACGCCTCCTCCCAGGTCACCTCGCGCCAGGTGTCACCCTCTCGGACCATGGGCTCACGGATCCGGTCGGGATCGTGGTGGAGCTGGCCCAGCGAGGCTCCCTTGGGACAGAGGAAGCCCTTGCTCCACACATCGTCGCGGTCGCCGCGTATGCGCACCACCTGGTCGCCCTCGGTCTCGATCTCAAGGCCGCACATGGCCTCGCACAGCGGACAGGTGCGGTGGTGGGTCGCCATGGCGACCGACGGTAACCGCCGTCCGAGGGCGGGCGCGGTCCCGAGGGCCGCCGCCGGCACGCGCGAGACTCGCCGCCGTGCGTTCGAGCGCCCCTCCCCCGCCCGTCGGTCGACGCCGCCGCTCGTGGCGGAGGGCCGGCACGTCGGCCGCCCTGGCGCTGGCCGTGGTCGTGCTGGCCGGCTGCCGGGAGGACCAGACCGGCCAGCCGGGCATCCCCGATGTCGACTTCACCCCCCACCTGATCGTCACCGTCGACGGCGATGCACTGACCGCCTCGGTGGGTCCGCGCCGCGCCGACGATCCCGCCGTGTCCGCCGATCCGGCCCGTCTGCCGACCGGATCGGTGATGGAGCTGCGCTTCGCAGGGCCCGGTGAGCAGCGGGTAGTGGGGTACCTGACCCCGCCGGGCGAGGAACCACCGGATCTCGACGACCCGGAGGTCGCCACCCCCTCGCCGCTCGTCGACAGCGGCATCCAACGGGCAGGCGACGAGGTCACCGTCGTGCTCACCGACCCGGGCACGCTCGAGCTCTCCCCCCTCGACGACCTCGACCGCTCGCTGGCGATCGAGCTGACGCCCGCCAGCTGACGTCGGCGGTCACCCGACCGGCGCGCTCCCGGGCACCGAACGGCGGCGGGCCATCGCCGCGAGGAGCAGCGCCACGCCGACGCCCACTGCGGCCGCTCCCGCCACGCCAGTGGCGAGGAGCACCCCACCGGCCGACCCGCCGACGAGCTCCACGGTCCGCTCGGCGGCCTCGTCGCCGAGGATGCCCCCCGAGAGGATCTCGGTCGCCGCGATCCGAGCGGCTCGCACCGCCACGACCCCGGCCAGGGCACCCAGCACCACCCCGGCCCCGACCGAGACCAGGCCCAGCCCGAGGCGACGCAGCACCACGGCACCGACGACAGCCGCGGCCAG includes the following:
- a CDS encoding FUSC family protein, translated to MADGNLRSLGRDARHVEVGRVALTAPLRCTVVVAVLTATALGAGEPRAGAALCLGALFAGLADMGESYPQRARTMVWTTFWCAALTTLGASVSGVPWLHVVTAIAVAAICGYMGVLGPRAAFIALLALVLFIVYAGEATDEVHALLAGALVAAGGLVQTAVAIVAWPTRRAGGSRAAVATGFRMLAGSTTDDRGAGVSPLVAAAFVSADETVRADAITESTRARLLDLVEHGERARLAMLGLGFVAAEDRDPGDQALLQAAARVSRQVARTLVWPARRRGLPDRVGELLRAADAVGHDPSRRQAAHALATALTESATAAGAPWPLATRAPVDTTVTDPPAGGTVTTAGASVGATLRHELRTGQLFVGHAVRLAVAVGLATLITVSLDVAHAYWLPMTVAWMAKPDLAGTVSRVSLRVVGTLVGVAIAAGVFALTDPGTLGITVLVSVGSLVAFSFIWANYAIAVSGITVIVLSLFASAGEAVERDVVLRLGLTVGAGALTLAVAFVRPRRAGRPLVEALATTAATLGHYAAAVLGRRSDQVTGPESDVEPEVLRARTEVLQARTAADAAIVAAEHEPGRRSLSPGQARRLLDALVDATAAVVAADLASSDPVDATDGRAGGGIGPQAVTSCTDLCERLRRLDAGEDFRPRITTSGATAVEAHLLSAHLVLDELGGVDPVVGRPPSAVRPPS
- a CDS encoding DUF4914 family protein, which produces MDDAWTKLGLPPEAVEVLEAAPRVTVARTADELRAAAVGDGTLEVAYEVPGHGRVVEAVAVGVRNGVSANYTEPYMRRRDPDALVVADELPTDKTRYRDRFDHEFEPVRQESFAWLASQELVVFPFVAGDRETGVGAAVVAPANAGFFALGLALLQGIIDVDALPEGFETRAVIYVVPPFRHTHFDGRQVVVHNRRTEARLHELFAYNLYPGPSAKKGVYGVLINVGEQEGWVVAHCSTVQVVTPYDNTVTFMHEGASGSGKSEMLEYPHRRTDGTLVLGANVLRDDVRTIVLPTQTCELRPVTDDMAMCHPSLQTDDAKLHLRDAEDAWFVRVNHITHYGTDPSLERLTADPPEPLLFLNIDAVVGSRALIWDHTEDAPGVPTPNPRVVLPRHIVPGVVDGTVKVDIRSFGIRTPPCTPEKPTYGIIGLFHSLPPALAWVWRLIAPRGHDNPSIIGGEGMSSEGVGSYWPFATGRRVDQANLLLRQIQATTAVDYVLFPNQHIGCWRVGFMPQWLGREYFARRGSARFEPGKLVPARLPLLGRAPMGITVEGQQIPRWMFHVELQRELHAELYDVGAAQLEDFAKRELAKFRVDELDPLGRQIIEGVLDGGSVEDFDALIPTI
- a CDS encoding LLM class F420-dependent oxidoreductase, encoding MTTRYGMTVPLGSAPLHAQRRQIEELVDLGYTDVWSAEADGVDGFTPLALASVWAPSLRLGTAIIPAFTRGPATLAQSVAGLSQAAPGRFVLGLGTSSNVIVEGWNGIAFEEPYKRMRDTLRFLRAALAGEKVTEVYDTFSVRGFRLRSLPEGEVPILVAALREGMLNLAGREADGAIVNWLSADDVARVAPIVRAHGADKEIVARIFVAPSEDTDAVRGAARFAIAAYVNVPVYKAFHQWLGRGDRLGACWAAWEAGDREAALAAIPDSVVDELVVHGSPEACRAHIQRYVDNGVTTPALAVLPLAADIDLGRAVADLAPR
- a CDS encoding acyl-CoA thioesterase, coding for MNAREWLGLEPTHNPMRWYLPVTPGICSGLGTLFGGCGLGAAIEALERTTGRPVVWASAQYLNYTRPPSVVDLDVHIGAHGRSTTQARVLGQVGDTEIFTVNASLGAREFAEEGQWVTMPDAPAPDDCPPREYRFDPGNTIASRLESRMAVDTPGTGRTAFWSRITGMSMNSAAALAVLGDFVPMGLGQTLTSEIGSNSLDNTLRVLHSAVTDWVLVDVRIEAVARGFGHGHIYLWAEDGTLMGTASQSAMIRIWQERRR
- a CDS encoding steroid 3-ketoacyl-CoA thiolase, whose amino-acid sequence is MREVVIVDAVRTPVGRRNGGLSTMHSAELLGVPLTALFERTGVDPAEVGQVVGGCVSQVGMQSFNVTRTAWLAAGLPLETAATTVDTQCGSSQQATDMAAALIGAGVVDVAVACGVESMSQVPIGSNSSKKLGFGVPVPKSYFEHYEYTSQFEGAERIAEKWGITRDDTDAFALRSQELGAQAWAEDRFATQIVPVHAPDLDDEGKPTGTTHLVARDEGLRDTTLEGLGNLKPVAREDGVHTAGSSSQISDGAAALLMMTAEKAQALGLTPLARIVDTCLVGVDPVLMLTGPIDATRHLLERTGLSIGDIDVVEVNEAFASVVLAWAKEIGADLEGVNPNGGAIALGHPLGGTGAVLTTKAVHELARTGGRYGLVTMCCGGGLGTGTLLERVQ
- a CDS encoding thermonuclease family protein, producing the protein MVRGRAWGLLLAAGVVLGGGLVFVAITGLGSWRQVDPARGTFVVGVVDGDTIRVSIDGRTDDVRLLGIDTPETVHPTRPVECFGPEASARTHDLLAPGTAVVLERDTEERDHYGRLLAYVVRADDGLFVNLALVREGLAEVLTIAPNVAHTDAFLSAAAEARREGRGLWSACPGAVPSGP
- a CDS encoding polysaccharide deacetylase family protein; the protein is MTTLAERLGHPADAKLLILNCDDLGLAQAANAGVYESLRAGLATSASLMVPCPWARHAAEQYMGEDVGVHLTLNAEWDVYRWGPATRAPSLLDGDGGFPRTLVDLWDHADLQEVRRECRAQIERAILWGFDVSHLDSHLGALQLRPEFFDVYLEMAVDFGLPLRLSGATTERAIGFPFRRLAAEEGVVFPDHFVYVNGVGSRRSIEKALFDLPNGVTEMYVHPAADTPELRAMSSDWAARVDDHHLMCHDSGLRAMIARSGAVLIGYRELRELQRTAV